The Pyrus communis chromosome 8, drPyrComm1.1, whole genome shotgun sequence region tttggcgtaaaaacaataaaatagtcaatttctatcggttataaccgccagaatactaaaataataaaataatcaatttctgtcggttataaccgccacCATTAACTTCAAAACCGCCATAatctataaaaaatattttaaaaaaagaattcacaaatactggcggttataataattttatggcGGTTTAATCCGACACTAAATATCCGCCAGGAAttactgtcggttatatccgacataaaTTCACTTTTATTCGGcactaattaaatgatgtgtcgaATATCTTTTATCCAACATAACGGCTTATTAACCGCCACCATCATCCAACACttaaagctaatattgtagtagtgttTTTCGAATTAAATGTACAATTTATTAAGAAGAATAAAAACATCAAAAGAAACATACAACTTCTTAAttacaaactaataagaactaTTATGCAATTCCTCATCTACGGAAGACCCGCACACCAAACCAACATGAAAGATAACACTCATGAGTACTAAACTTTGTAAGTTGTACTGTAAAGGCACCCCGAGGAAAAAAAATGCACCACCCTCTAATTATCTTGTAATTGTTGACAAAGAAATAATTTTGAGTACAAATGTTGAACTTTCTCGTCAATCCTCTTAGTGTTTTTCCATGCACACAAATCACATGAAACACAAAAATCACCTCCTCATTTGCTCACAAGTATTGAGTTTGAGTTGCAATTCATAAGCACCAAGAAAGTTCTACTTGCATATGATTTAATATCCTAATGGATAGCGTGTTAGATTTCTGCCCATGCATTCCAGATTCGAAACTCCCTCAtcccctaaattattgtaatagttttgaactcTCGCTCTTCCCCTAATAAtagtaattttgtttttttatttgtattttaaaaAAGATAACCTTTGGGAAAGCAAGTGATCACAATCACAAAAATTCTTCTCGCCAAAGAGAGAGCCACCACAACATAGATGGTTGTTTGATAGGATAATAAGGAGAGATAAAAAGGAAAGCCAAGAGGGATTGTCACCGACCCGAAGGCCAAAGTCAAGGTCGACAACTGACGGTTCTCTCTAGCAATCAACTGTACATGCTTAGTTGTAAAGAAGCAACTTTTACGTGCGATTATGACAACGTTACATAGTATTACTGTGCACATGATATAGTATGAATGAGCAAGAATGTTGATATTTTTCCCACCTAAGTATAttgttaataaataaatatagaaTGTGCAGTgcaaaaataaaactgaaaaacgTCTGGTGAAAAATGGCAAAATATGTATATGATGTCgatatcatttttatttttatgtttctaGACACAATATCCATAGAACAGGATCTCAACACCATAAAATTTATCATCTATGCTTTCGTTTGGTTTGTTGAATTGGATTGAACGGACATAAACACACTTATCAATTCCAAGCCCCTTCCACCTGGGATATAGTTATCCATTCCCATCGAATCCTATCGAAACCTTGAGACCAAGCAAGGCCTACGGGTGTTGTGACTAGAAACATGACAAGCATAAAACAAAACTAGAGCAACACGGAGAATATAAACTGAAAATATATAACGATATAGAGGTTACAGAAAAAATATAGAGTCCCTATaaaaataccactagatcgaGCACTAGTGATTTTGAAACTCTCGACGTCTTGTTTGGTAAACGGGATGTTTCCCCGGGTGCGTAGTCTTGCCTCGGAATCCgtaaataaaacaaagacaGAACGGATTGTTTTAGTGACATATCTATGAGTGATCAGAACAACTTAGGCACAGCAAATCCTGCCTATTTAAATACAAATAACTCAACTTATGGTCAAAAACTGATGTTATAGGCAGTGGAGAAAATCCAGCATATTCTGTGTCTAATTTTTCCAAGCAAAATTCAAGAATGTACTTGAAGAGCTCATGTTTCTGGGTGACTGGTTGAGCTTTAAAGTCCTCGAGTGGAATCCACTGCATGAAACAAAACAATGTCCCAAATTTGTGGTGAATGCATGACTCAATCCCCTCTAGAATATATGAAATCATCTGAATTTCAGTATGCGTATGAAAAGTAACAATTGCTTAAGTTCACATTATTATCCAAATGCTACCTTGGCTGCCTCAATCTCCAGTTCTTGCTTTTGGATGTCAAAGGATAGAGGACGCAGAATGCACACAAAGAATAGTTCCGACTTCTCAAAGAATGCCTTGTGTGCTTGCCTAAATGTAACAAAAACGACGAATGTATCATGATATTTGGAGTTCAACAAATTTGGCATTTATTAGAAGAAAAGCCTCTGATGAAGCCAAATAACTGtataaaaaacactttgcaaccAAATTCCAGAGTCACGGTAGAGGTACTCTCATAGGATTTTCGTTCATCAGGAGCCTGGCTTGAGTTATGTAATTGAATGAGCAGAGTCACAGATAGAGTTGGAGCCAGACCTGATTAGTCAAATAATCACTTGCTTAATCTAAAGCGTGCATTTGAactatttccatttttttcaatttaaagcCAAAAATCTAATGATCGATGGCTATAGTTTAGCATTTCTAGAAAGCAGAATATAGAAAGGGTGGTACGATCAATTTCCAGATTAATTAAGCAGCAAGAGAACATTTGGTTGTACCACTCTTGCTCATTGCAAAATTATAAGTCATTTACTATAGGACAAAAAGTATTAGACAAGAAGCAAATAGAACTACACAAATGACAACAGAACACTGCATGAGGGTGGTATGAACCCGTTAATTATGTGATTGAGACTGTTAACGTCAACATTTAAAGGGAGCCCCTTTCAGTCACATCCTTGATAGCCAGTGGTATTGGTTCACAGGTAAGGTTACTAGGAGAATCTGGTTCAGTTTTCAGCTTCTAATCACGTTTTGCGACTCTTTTCTGATATGTATGACTTGGTTTTACCCTCTCCAGTCAAGTTTCATATGATAAATTTCCATTAAAACGTACATGACTCAAGCGTGAGAGAACTTGTACCTGAATGCTAATATCTCCAGAAATTCTGCGTCGATCTGAAGAAGTTAAAACTAGTGATCTTCATTACACCATAAATATTGGTAACATAAATGCAATACATGAACAGTATACATTGAAACTTACTCCTGTTTCTTCTTTAACTTCTCTTACAGCTGCCGCAAATATATCCTCACCCTGCAATTGAAGGGCTCCATTAATGTCCAATATACTCAAGACCATCACAGTATTGAACAACTAAAAGTACTCACGACCATAGGGTACATACCTCATCAACGACTCCAGTCGGGATTTTCCACACCCCTGTTCCTTGGAACCTGCCACTCTTTTCCTGGACTACAAGCATCTATGCAGAAGAAAACTTATTTCAAAACCAACAACAAATGACGACAAGGTTGTTAAAACTGAAGGCATGATAAGCCTACTGTATCAAAACACAGAAGAACAAGGGCGATGAAGTAAACCAAATTCGGAGTGAAAGAACTTGAAGGCCCATGGAATTGTGAGACAATTTATTAATTATCCAATTTGAACCATTGCTCAATCATAAAGAGACCAACAGCTATTTGATTTTATCCCAACGGCTAATAAATAGTAGATAAGAGGGAGTACCTCTTTTTTATCATTCAAAACAATAGCACCGACGCCTACTCGGTGTGATGCATTTGCAGGTAGAGTATTATTAATTTCAGGAATCCAATAAACAAGCATGAGGTAGTGCGGCTCAGCATGATGGTACCGAAAACCTTCCTGCCCTCAGCATAATAAATTGAAGCCAAGTCAACACATTTATTCAGATTAATGGACAGAATATGGCATAATGTCATCAAATCATGTGGATGTACCTTAATTCActaattgttattattattttttaataaagaatataaaaagaaatcaatgCCGAAATTTAGTTTCTTCAAGTTAAAACCTACCGTGCCAGAAACTACGTAGAGTATCAGGTTCTTTGTTCCCCTTTTGCTTTATATATACACATTTCTCAAAGTTATGTACTGTATAGAGTTTCAGTTCACATATCGTTCCAATCTCTAAGTAGGCGCATagcttcattttatttttctacgAGACACAAATCTTGCTTTTCTGTGATAAACAATTGCAACATAGAAAATCCTATGCAAAGTATATGAGAATCAAACAACCACAGCACTTTCGTAGATTTATAAACCACATCATATATGATCCGTGGCATACTGGACATAGTCAAAGCAACATATTGTTGTCAAGAAAGTCTGCTAGTTCCTCAGATGGTCATGTTCCCTTTCTAATGCAGATTGCAGCTCACAACCAGCCTTCTGCATTGAAATCACACAAATTTGCACGGAGACAATTAGGCTGAATAGAAGATATTGTAATGCAGAGCAATTACCTTAACTGCAGTTTCGACAAGATTTACAAGTTCAATAGGCAATTTTATCCACACACCCTTCTTTCCCTGCATAGTGGATATGAAAAAGTATtgcaaggaagaaagaaaggattagaatatccatcaagagagaaaaaaaaactgttgACAAATTCAGTAATGTCTATCAAACAGCTGGTATACTGAATTATTCGATCAACATCATACATTGCACGAAAAGGACTTTACCTCCTACAATGTACTCAACTTCCTAACCAACATCAAAAGGaattttttaaagatgttaGCAAACCAATGTCAAATTGTCAAATTTTGAGAACGAGCAGTTTATCCAAAATTCAAATGTTGAGAATACCATTTTAAAGTCTCTTACACCAAAGGCGACAAGAATAGAACTGAATGCATTATATTCGTGACGATTGGTTTATCAATTTATGCACAAACCATAATTGTTATCTTATTAAGCTGGATCAAAGTACACCATATTCTCTGACATATTGAATGGTACACACACACAGATTGTAGCTACAACAGCAGATCAAAGATTAGGATTTGAAGAGTTGGAAGCATCTAAGAGATTGCAACAGCAGCGAATCTGACCAGTTGGAAAACATGAGGAAAGGAAGAGATGtggagaagaacaagaagaagaaaaaaagaatagtATTGATATCTCATAATTTAAGTCTGTCTCCAAAAGAGTTTCATCTGAGAAAGCATATAGAAAAGCCAATCCAAAACCAAGTCAAACTGAAATCCCTAAATTACGATCTCCAACACCTAAGAAACTCAATCCAATCCACAATGGCATGTATCACTGAAATTTATACTAGATTAAAAGGTGCTGAATCTGCATAAATGTGAAACTAAAGAGCAATAACAACAATTAGTTACTCAAACAACCTTGGTTTACAGAATTAGAAAACACACCATATAGTCAAATAGAATAGGTCATCAAACTATTAAACCAAGATTGTCTAATGAACAAGATAATATCCAACAAAAAGCATAGACAGCAGTACCTCTTCCCTCCATTGTGAGATTGAAGCCCTAAGCAACGTAAGGAAGTCCCGAGGGTCCATAGTATCCTTCATGTCTACAATAACTCCTCCATGGGCATCATTGGTTGCAGGTAGTAAATCAACATGCAGAATTCCAGTTTTACAGACCTGGCACGATGAATTTACAGAAATCAACATTGTTCCAACCACAAAAGGAGTCACAAAGACAACAAAACCTGAAAGAAAACATGAgagaaacagaagaaaaaaaaatcaaaactaagTTACACCTCAAGTATACAACAATTGTTTTCTCAAAACCTAATTTCCTAACCGAAATAGAATCAAATAACAgcaggtgatgaaatgtgattttTGACTTTCCTACCGACTGTATTATCTGTGTAGGTGATGAAACTGTATGAATGTTACCTAAACAACGTTTAGATTTGAGTAGGGAAGTATGGCTGCCTACCATAGTAATTTCACGAATAATCGCTGAACAGATATAAGAAGCTCGAAACTCAGATAAGAAAATACACAGAACAGTACTTAAATTAAGGATGAAATGAGCATGAAAACTACGAGAGTTCTATAGTCCCCCAGTATTTAGAACTCCAGACTTTCTAACCGTTaggtctttatttttttattttttttaactaaagcTCCGACGTTTAAAAAACCCAAAGACTCCGAAACACTATGAAATTAGAGACAAACTTACTTGTGGACTACAAGACTTCCACTTTATGGTCACTCTGTTGTGTTGTGCGTTCAACTCCAAGTCTCTCTTTCCAGTTGTTGGCGTCCGGGTTTTTATAGTGGCAAGTTTGCGGACGCGGGAAAACTACCCTGCGAAGTGGGTAGTGACGTAGTTCCACTTGTTTCAAGGACCAATAGGAAATTTAAGGGTAGGGGGCTCACCATTTTTGATAGTGTGTAGGGAAGAGTGGCGGACGTCGACGTTCGCAGCCGCCCGGTTAATTAGGGGGGGTGTACGGTGGAACCATCAAGTATGTGATCGACTTGGCATGCATTTGAGTTGAAGTGTGAACAAATCCCACTTACACTTAATTTAGGGTGCTTTAAATTTTGGCCCATACAACTCATGATTTCTAGATAAAAATCCATTTATCTTTAAACCTCcaataaaaattcaagtttAAAATTTGCAGCCACATAAGAGTATTATTGGCCTAGCAATACAATTTATTGACACCCATGTCACTCATACTTTCTTGTCCATTTTCCAAATCTCTAAATTTATGCCAAATTAAAAGTAGCAGAAAAAGTTTATATTGTATTGCATTAATTGTATTCATATCATACCacaaatttaccttttttttgtgatatagtttgcatattaattatatcCGCATTAATTGggaggtaaattaatttattccaattattaaaaaaattatataatatattttgaatcgTCTAACATTTCTCTAACTTCCATTAATTATATTCATATTAATTGAGAGGTAAATTATTGTATATACattattttgaatcaaacaataggtaaattattcTTGTAAAAATTATATTGTAGATACATTactttggtaaaaaaaaaaaaaaaaaaaaaaacaataggtaaaataaaattcataaacaaaagcAGTAGATACATTATATTTGTAAAAATTATATTGTAGATACATTATTTtggtaaaaagaaattaaaaaaaacaataggtaaattaaaaTTCACAAACAAAAAGTAGTGGATACATTATTTTTAATCAAACTACATTCCCTTATTTTGTGGATTTTTGTGGATGATTCCATATGTGGACACATTTTATTACTAATACATATGTGCACATATTTACCCATAttgttatttaaaatataagtaaattaattttgaatcaaatagcaTTCCTTTAAATATTTTGCATATAATTTACATAAATTGAGAAAATTTTATCATTGATACATATGtttaaataatttacctatatgttttttttctttttaggggGACAATTGGTGGCAAGTCATGGTTATCTACCTCTTCTGGGGACCAAGAAGACTCACAGAGACATTTTAGCCTCCTCCTGGCCACAAGTCTAGCTACCACACCAGCAGCGAATTTCGAACCCAAGACCACCAATTTGTAGTGCCCTTTCAGATTTTCATTTTGTAAGTGATAAACAATTACAAGTCTTAAGAAAAGTATAGcattaatgtttcttttatttttatttggctttttagccaaaatggtccctgagaattgcataactcatcactttggtccctgaaatttgaaatcaatagaagtagttcctaagtttgtccaccatcaatcattttggtcattccatgaaaaattatgttaaataaggagcaaaataacaaaaatacccacaatttaatgaacaatggaccaaatgatttgacaaaaattgagggtatttttatcatacTAGCcttatttaatgaagatttttcatggaaataCCACattgattgatggtggacaaactcaaagactacttctattgatttcaaatctcaggaaccaaagtgatgagttatacaaatctcagggaccattttggctaaaaagcctttttatttttgatagaAGCATCAATCTCTAATTTGTTATACTATGCAATAAATCTAAACATTAATGCATTTTTTAGAATCATTAACCTTTCCCTCCAAATCTGCACAATTACCGTTAAAATCGTAATTAGGGGTATTTTAGTCAtccaaaaaatgcaaaatgtgtGAAGTCAAACccaattaatgaatttgattATGTGGAGCCTAGTCACTAGATTTTATTCAGATAAAAATACTATGTCgtgttttatgtaaaatttattcaggggctaaagtcatattttctgTAAAATTTATCTCCAATCATGCTGTTtattcttaaattaaattttaaataaaaccaatGTAAAATGGACCTCACAAACTTTCTTTTTAAATGCAAGAACACTTAATGAATTTTCTTTAATCATAAAGACAAGGTGCGGAGACAG contains the following coding sequences:
- the LOC137743631 gene encoding nudix hydrolase 10-like, which produces MLISVNSSCQVCKTGILHVDLLPATNDAHGGVIVDMKDTMDPRDFLTLLRASISQWREEGKKGVWIKLPIELVNLVETAVKEGFRYHHAEPHYLMLVYWIPEINNTLPANASHRVGVGAIVLNDKKEMLVVQEKSGRFQGTGVWKIPTGVVDEGEDIFAAAVREVKEETGIDAEFLEILAFRQAHKAFFEKSELFFVCILRPLSFDIQKQELEIEAAKWIPLEDFKAQPVTQKHELFKYILEFCLEKLDTEYAGFSPLPITSVFDHKLSYLYLNRQDLLCLSCSDHS